A segment of the Geoalkalibacter sp. genome:
TGGTCACCCGCAAAGCGCTTAAGCCGCGCATGGGCAAGCGAATCCTCGCTGAGGTTCGCTATGTCCAGTAGAGGCGTGGCGGATTATCTTGCGGATATCCTGGAAGCGGTCGAGGATATCCGCTCTTTCGTGACGGATATGGATTTTGTCGCCTTTGCCGCGGACAAGAAAACCGTAAATCGCCTGAACCGTTGGAACGCGGCCTGATCGCCCTTCCTCTTTTTCCCATGCTGTATTAAAATATAATGCTCAGTTCCCGGAGGTGGTCCCATGCCCAGAAATACGTCGGTCGTTCTCGGTGAGCATTTTGAGAAATTCGTCGCGCAACAGGTTGCGCAAGGCCGTTTCCAATCCGTCAGCGAGGCGGTACGCGCCGGGCTCCGGCGCCTGGAGGAGGACGAAATCAAGCTTGCATTGCTCAGGGCCAAATTGCAGGACGGTGAAGACAGTCCGCCGGTCAAGGATTTCAGCGGCCAGGCGTTCATTGAGAATATGCACGCCAAATACGCCAAATGAATCCGAAGTATGTTCTTCGGCAAGCGGCCGGAGCCGATCTCGAGGAGATCTGGCTCCACACCTTTCGAAATTGGGGCATCGAGCAGGCGGACTCCTACCTACGAGTCCTCCTCTCGCGTCTAGACTGGCTCGCCGCGCACCCTCGCCTTGGTAAGCAGCGTCCCGATATCAAACCCGGCTATGTCTGTTTTCCCGAGGGCCGCCACCTCATTTTTTGTACGATTCAAGAACAAGGTATCGAAGTCATCGGCATCCTTCATCAGCGCAT
Coding sequences within it:
- a CDS encoding type II toxin-antitoxin system ParD family antitoxin, encoding MPRNTSVVLGEHFEKFVAQQVAQGRFQSVSEAVRAGLRRLEEDEIKLALLRAKLQDGEDSPPVKDFSGQAFIENMHAKYAK
- a CDS encoding type II toxin-antitoxin system RelE/ParE family toxin, with the protein product MNPKYVLRQAAGADLEEIWLHTFRNWGIEQADSYLRVLLSRLDWLAAHPRLGKQRPDIKPGYVCFPEGRHLIFCTIQEQGIEVIGILHQRMDYLDHFEPDRQ